The genomic DNA CCGCGATGTCACGAGGAACGGCGCTGTACCCAAATGCCATCTCAATCGTCCTGGCAACCATCTGGGCTGGGAAATCCATGCTGGATGGAGGCCGCTCGAAGCTTGCCCTTGGATTTTGCAAACGACCATCGGCATAGTCACACTCCACGCCGTACACGAAGTAGACAGGCGCCAAGATGCTCACACATCCCACGACAATCCAGTTGGATGTGGGCACCCTCGCCGCCTCCGGTGGGTAGACGATGCAGCGGAGAGCACCATCACTCGTTGAGCCTGTTTCCCCGGTGATGAAGTTGGGAAGCGCCTCACTCAACTTGTCCCTGAATGAGTACCAGGAGCCCATGTCTTCAATCCTCTGTGACCACAAGGCTTGACGCCGCTCCTCCTCGGGACATGGCTTCAGATTGAAAAGGAAGTCGTTGTTCGAGCTGTAGTATTCTCGAACGATCGCGACGAGTTCTTCTCTTGATGGGGCCATGAAGGACCAAATCGTTCAGAAACCAAGCGCGGGAACACCAAAAACAACCGGCTTCGCCATGGGGTCGCAGATCGCCTTGACTCGCGAACCCAAGACAGCATCTCTCCGTCTCAAATATAAGGACACTCATTCACCCCACCAGGAACGGTTCGAAATCATAGACGCGAACGGGAGGTCATGCTCCTTTTGGACGAACTCATGAGGGGAGGAGCGAGTGGATCCATCCGCGGCAGCAGGGGTTACAGCCGCTCGCCCATTGGACTTGGACGGGCGGCCATCGCCTGCGGGGCACGCGCCGGATAGTGTGCGCCCCCTCCATGGCCTCCTCCGTCTCCGTACGCGGCGTGCTCTCGCTGGTGCGCCGCAACGCGGACTACCGCCGTCTGCTCCTCGCCACCCTCGTGTCCCTGCTCGGCGATTGGTTCGCCTTCGTGGCCATCAGCGGCTTCGTCACCGAGTCCACCGGCAGCCTCGGCGCCTCCGCCGCCGTCTTCGCCGCCAGCGTCCTGCCCGCCAGCCTCCTGTCCCCCGTGGCCGGCCTGCTCGCCGACCGCGTGGACCGCCGGCGGTTGATGATCTCCGTGGACCTCATCCGCGTGCTTCCCGCGCTCGGCCTGCTCGCCTCGCTCCAGTGGCAGTCCCCGGTGCTCGCGCTCGCCTGCGTGGCGCTGCTCTCCGCGCTCTCCTCCTTCTTCGATCCCGTCGCCGAGGCCTCCGTCCCCAACGTCGTCGACCCCGTGGATCTCCCGCTCGCCCAGGCGGTGCTCGGCACGGTCTGGGGCAGCATGCTCTTCGTCGGCGCGGCGCTCGGAGGCCTGGCCACGCTCGCCCTCGGCCGCGAGGCGAGCCTCGTGCTCAACGCCTCCACCTTCCTCGTCTCCGCGCTGCTGCTCCGGGGCATCCGCCGCTCCTTCCAGCGCGCCGACCCGCGCGCCGCCTCGCCCGAGAGCCCCTGGCACCAGCTGCGCGAGGTGTGGCGCACCACCCGGGACAGCCCCGAGACGCGCGCGCTCCTCACCACCAAGGTGGGCGTGGGGCTCGGCAATGGAATCGTGGGGCTGCTGCCCGCCTATGCCGCGAGGACCTTCTCCGCCGGGGACGAGGGCGTGGGCCTGCTGCTCGCCGCGCGGGGCCTGGGCGCGCTGCTCGGCCCCATTCTCGGCCAGCGCTGGGTGGGCCATGACGAGCGCCGGCTGCTCCTGGTGAGCGGCGGCTCCATGGTGGTGTACGGGCTCGCGTACCTGGCGCTGCCCTGGGCCCCGAGCCTGGGATTCGCCGCCGCGTGCGTGCTGCTCGCCCACCTGGGCGGCGGCGCGCAGTGGGTGCTGTCCACCTACGGCTTGCAGCTGGCCACGCCGGACCGGCTGCGCGGCCGGGTGATGGGGCTCGACTTCAGCCTCGCCACGCTGTGCGCGGGAGCCTCCTCGCTCGCCGCCAGCGCCGCCGCCGAGGGCCTGGGGCTCAATGGCGCCTCGTGGGCCCTGGCCGGGGTGTCCCTGCTCTATGGCGTGGGGTGGTTGTGGGCCACCCGGGGCCTGTGGCGAGGCCGCGTGGACGTGCTCAGCGCCTCGCGTCCGCCCGAGCACGCCTGACCCGGGCGGCCGGGCTCACGGAGCGGGAGGCGGAGGCGGGGGCTGAGGCGGCGGCGGCGGCTGCGGCGCGGCGGAGGGAGCGGGGGGCGCCTCCTGCGGCGCGTAGCCTTCCCGCGGCGCATAGTGCGGAGGAGGCGGCGGCGGAGGCGCGTAGCCCCGAGGCGGGCCGTAGCCGTCGCGAGGCCCGTAGTCGTCGCGAGGCCCCTCGGCGCAGCGGTACTCCACCGTGCGCGAGCCGAGCAGGAAGGTGGCCAGGGAGGCTCCGCTCGTCATGCAGGAGTATCGCTCCGCATCGGAGCCACTGCTACACGCCGCCGCGCCCACCAGGCCGCCCGCGAGGCCCAGGCCGAAGCCAATGAGCCAATCCGTGCCACTCATGCGGCTCTCCGCCCGGGCCAATCCGTGGCGGCACTCGCGCCCCGCGGGCGAGGACAGCGGCACGAGGCCGGCGATGGTGAACCACTGCCGGTCCGAGTACTCCCGGCCCTCGGCCCGTTGGTCCGTGACGATCTTCGTGTGGTAGCACCCCACCTGGCTCGCCAGCACGGTGACGGCGGCGGCCATGGTCCCATAGCGCTTCAACATGATGAGTCTCCTTGGAAGGGGGCCCAGGCGATCGCGCTTGGCCCGTCCGCGTACGGACTCGAGTTCCCCCCCGGGGCGGGATTTAGCGAATCTCCTCC from Melittangium boletus DSM 14713 includes the following:
- a CDS encoding MFS transporter, whose protein sequence is MASSVSVRGVLSLVRRNADYRRLLLATLVSLLGDWFAFVAISGFVTESTGSLGASAAVFAASVLPASLLSPVAGLLADRVDRRRLMISVDLIRVLPALGLLASLQWQSPVLALACVALLSALSSFFDPVAEASVPNVVDPVDLPLAQAVLGTVWGSMLFVGAALGGLATLALGREASLVLNASTFLVSALLLRGIRRSFQRADPRAASPESPWHQLREVWRTTRDSPETRALLTTKVGVGLGNGIVGLLPAYAARTFSAGDEGVGLLLAARGLGALLGPILGQRWVGHDERRLLLVSGGSMVVYGLAYLALPWAPSLGFAAACVLLAHLGGGAQWVLSTYGLQLATPDRLRGRVMGLDFSLATLCAGASSLAASAAAEGLGLNGASWALAGVSLLYGVGWLWATRGLWRGRVDVLSASRPPEHA